In one Vagococcus entomophilus genomic region, the following are encoded:
- a CDS encoding histidine phosphatase family protein, whose translation MKLYFIRHGQTQYNIERKLQGNTVDSPLTQEGIEGAKKVGERLSNVKFDCIYSSPLKRTLDTTAYIMEKNQYGGKLKPLDGLKEMGFGDWEGKTLASVSDSSEIENLRKYPDKYDPSSFSGESYRDVIKRGKQTVETIVKENPNAKNILVVSHGAYLTSVIQTLVGVPLQDIRKKGILDNTSISILQCEGPNSEFKLLSYNK comes from the coding sequence TTGAAACTTTATTTTATTAGACATGGTCAAACACAGTACAACATAGAAAGAAAGCTTCAAGGAAATACTGTAGATTCTCCTCTGACACAAGAAGGAATAGAAGGGGCTAAAAAAGTTGGAGAAAGACTTTCCAACGTAAAATTTGACTGCATCTATAGCAGCCCTTTAAAAAGAACGTTAGATACCACCGCGTATATTATGGAAAAAAACCAATATGGCGGCAAGTTAAAGCCATTAGATGGACTAAAAGAAATGGGCTTTGGTGACTGGGAAGGCAAGACATTAGCTTCCGTTTCAGACAGTTCTGAAATTGAGAACTTAAGAAAGTATCCTGATAAGTATGATCCAAGTAGTTTTTCGGGGGAAAGTTACCGAGATGTGATTAAAAGAGGAAAGCAAACAGTTGAGACAATTGTGAAAGAGAATCCAAATGCAAAAAATATATTAGTCGTATCGCATGGAGCATATCTAACAAGTGTCATACAAACTTTAGTTGGAGTTCCGCTTCAAGACATCAGAAAAAAAGGAATTTTAGACAATACTTCTATTAGTATTTTACAATGTGAGGGCCCTAACTCTGAGTTTAAACTGCTGTCTTATAATAAATAA